In Salinibacterium sp. NK8237, the following proteins share a genomic window:
- a CDS encoding isochorismate synthase MenF yields MASTHAVLSSVTRPTAAVDRLLDWITPQHPLGFVRDGDGLVGIGELLRLEFRGANRFAEAAAAWSELSRTAIIHDSVKRAGTGLIALGSFAFADSSNAVSVLIVPRIVVGSRDGIQWVTTITAGETSGLPVTSDGLPSDPHQPAGDPVHISFAPGEMSTKAFTKTVKAALREISHGAAAKIVIARDQHADLPQHADLRIPLSALAARYPDTFTFAVDGLIGSSPETLVRVQNGAVSARVLAGSAARGADRISDGRAAGTLMNSPKDQKEHALALASVMDALTPLSSELHAASAPFTLQLPNLWHLATDIEGQLREQSSALDLIDILHPTAAVAGTPTPDAIRIIDELEGFDRGRYAGPVGWVDAHGNGEWAVALRCAQVSGSGITAYAGAGIVAGSDAKKELAETELKFRPIVEAFG; encoded by the coding sequence ATGGCTAGCACCCATGCCGTCCTGAGCAGTGTTACGCGCCCAACCGCAGCCGTCGATCGGCTACTCGACTGGATCACCCCGCAGCATCCTCTCGGCTTCGTTCGCGACGGCGACGGCCTCGTCGGCATAGGCGAGTTGCTGCGACTCGAGTTCCGTGGCGCTAACCGGTTCGCTGAGGCAGCGGCCGCCTGGAGCGAGCTCTCGCGCACCGCGATCATCCACGACAGCGTGAAGCGAGCCGGCACCGGATTGATCGCCCTCGGCAGCTTTGCGTTCGCCGATTCTTCGAATGCCGTGAGTGTGCTGATCGTTCCCCGCATTGTTGTTGGGAGCCGCGATGGAATCCAGTGGGTCACCACCATCACCGCCGGAGAAACCAGCGGCCTGCCCGTAACCTCCGATGGTCTGCCCTCAGACCCCCACCAGCCCGCCGGCGATCCCGTGCACATTTCCTTCGCCCCCGGCGAGATGAGCACGAAAGCATTCACCAAGACCGTCAAAGCAGCACTGCGCGAAATCTCCCACGGCGCCGCAGCCAAGATCGTCATCGCGCGCGACCAACACGCTGACCTGCCGCAGCACGCCGACCTGCGCATCCCGCTCAGCGCCCTCGCCGCCCGCTACCCCGACACCTTCACCTTCGCCGTCGATGGCCTCATCGGCTCCAGCCCCGAAACTCTCGTGCGAGTGCAGAACGGCGCCGTGAGCGCCCGGGTACTCGCGGGCAGTGCCGCGCGCGGCGCCGACCGCATCTCCGATGGGCGAGCCGCCGGAACCCTCATGAACTCCCCCAAAGATCAGAAAGAACATGCGCTCGCGCTCGCCAGCGTCATGGATGCCCTCACACCGCTCAGCAGCGAACTGCACGCGGCATCCGCACCATTCACTCTGCAGCTGCCCAACCTGTGGCATCTCGCGACCGACATCGAAGGCCAACTCCGCGAGCAATCGAGCGCACTCGATCTCATCGACATCCTGCATCCGACCGCGGCCGTCGCGGGAACCCCGACACCCGACGCCATTCGGATCATCGACGAACTCGAAGGTTTCGATCGCGGTCGCTACGCCGGCCCCGTTGGCTGGGTGGATGCCCACGGCAATGGCGAATGGGCCGTCGCGTTGCGGTGCGCCCAAGTCAGCGGCTCCGGAATCACGGCCTATGCCGGAGCAGGGATCGTTGCGGGCTCCGACGCCAAGAAGGAGCTTGCGGAGACCGAGCTCAAGTTCCGGCCCATTGTCGAGGCCTTCGGCTAA
- the ubiE gene encoding bifunctional demethylmenaquinone methyltransferase/2-methoxy-6-polyprenyl-1,4-benzoquinol methylase UbiE yields the protein MNKRPEDVAGMFDGVAKHYDRTNNVLSAGNAVLWRAATVRAVAPEAGERILDIAAGTGTSSAALHRNGARVIGLDFSTGMVEQARKRHKKIEFIQGDAEKLPFGDNEFDAVTISFGLRNINDPRAALSEMYRVLKPGGRLVITEFSKPPVAIVRAGYFTYLNRVMPIIADRSSSNPEAYTYLAESIREWPDQGELSQWIRAAGFTRVAYRNLTAGIVAMHRGHKPVDETVLASVAKRKGNATRPIRTITTPKSPKPPKTSSDSTPKP from the coding sequence ATGAACAAGCGACCGGAAGACGTAGCCGGAATGTTCGATGGTGTCGCAAAACACTACGACCGCACCAATAACGTCCTTTCTGCCGGAAATGCGGTGCTCTGGCGCGCTGCCACGGTGCGTGCCGTGGCCCCAGAAGCCGGCGAACGCATCCTCGATATTGCGGCCGGAACGGGCACAAGCTCGGCGGCTCTGCACCGCAATGGTGCTCGCGTTATTGGTCTCGATTTCTCGACCGGCATGGTCGAGCAGGCTCGCAAGCGTCACAAGAAGATCGAGTTCATTCAGGGCGACGCTGAGAAGCTCCCCTTCGGTGACAACGAGTTCGATGCGGTCACGATCAGCTTCGGGCTTCGCAACATCAACGATCCCCGTGCCGCACTGTCAGAAATGTACCGCGTGCTCAAGCCGGGTGGCCGACTCGTGATCACCGAATTCTCGAAGCCTCCCGTCGCGATTGTTCGTGCGGGCTATTTCACGTACCTGAACCGCGTCATGCCGATCATTGCTGATCGTTCAAGTTCGAACCCTGAGGCATACACCTACCTCGCCGAGTCGATTCGCGAGTGGCCCGACCAGGGCGAACTCAGCCAGTGGATTCGGGCTGCCGGGTTCACTCGCGTCGCGTACCGCAATCTCACCGCAGGCATCGTTGCGATGCACCGTGGCCATAAGCCTGTTGATGAAACAGTGCTGGCCTCGGTTGCTAAGCGCAAGGGCAATGCCACTCGTCCGATCAGAACGATCACGACGCCCAAGTCGCCTAAGCCGCCCAAGACCTCTTCTGACAGCACACCGAAGCCGTAG
- a CDS encoding polyprenyl synthetase family protein, producing the protein MNPSVPSARRSNTLSSSLGLGEKLFASSDERRFAAAIEEGLDQVEAGLLAHMAFADEIADATSRYLLEAGGKRVRPVLALLTAQLGDGNNADVVTAAQAVEITHLASLYHDDVMDEAQLRRGVPSAQNVWGNSVAILTGDLLFARASKLVAGLGEEALMLQANTFERLCLGQLHETLGPKPGENPVEHYLQVLADKTGSLIATAAEVGVMFSNAPAEYTKPVREFGEKVGVAFQLIDDVIDLSAETGKTGKQAGTDLRSGVATLPLLFLRELAVTNSDAAELLTRIERDVNASFYGEGDDDALDAAITELREHPVTKKTLDEARRWGREAVDALAPLPDGPVKKALTRFADNVVERSN; encoded by the coding sequence GTGAACCCGAGTGTTCCGTCTGCTCGCCGCAGCAACACCCTGAGCTCCTCACTGGGCTTGGGCGAGAAGCTCTTTGCCTCGAGTGATGAGCGTCGTTTTGCTGCCGCGATTGAGGAAGGTCTTGATCAGGTTGAGGCTGGCCTGTTGGCCCACATGGCTTTTGCCGACGAAATTGCGGATGCCACGAGTCGCTACTTGCTCGAAGCTGGCGGCAAGCGCGTGCGCCCGGTGCTGGCGCTGCTCACGGCTCAGTTGGGTGACGGCAATAACGCTGACGTCGTCACGGCGGCTCAGGCTGTAGAGATCACTCACCTCGCATCGCTGTACCACGACGACGTCATGGATGAAGCGCAGTTGCGCCGCGGTGTTCCGAGTGCCCAAAACGTGTGGGGCAACTCGGTTGCTATCCTCACGGGCGATCTCTTGTTCGCGCGGGCAAGCAAGCTTGTCGCGGGCCTCGGCGAAGAGGCGCTGATGTTGCAGGCCAACACTTTTGAACGTTTGTGCCTCGGCCAACTTCACGAGACTCTCGGCCCGAAGCCGGGCGAAAACCCTGTTGAGCACTACTTGCAGGTGTTGGCCGACAAGACGGGCTCGCTCATCGCGACCGCTGCCGAGGTTGGCGTCATGTTCTCGAATGCCCCCGCGGAATACACGAAGCCGGTGCGCGAATTTGGTGAGAAGGTCGGCGTCGCTTTCCAGCTCATCGACGATGTGATCGACCTGTCGGCCGAGACCGGCAAGACAGGCAAGCAGGCAGGAACCGATTTGCGCAGTGGCGTTGCGACGCTACCGCTGTTGTTCTTGCGCGAGCTTGCCGTGACGAACAGTGATGCAGCCGAGCTGCTGACTCGCATCGAACGCGACGTCAACGCCAGCTTCTATGGCGAAGGCGACGACGACGCTCTCGATGCCGCCATTACCGAGCTCCGCGAGCATCCAGTTACCAAGAAGACGCTCGACGAAGCCCGCCGTTGGGGCCGCGAAGCTGTCGATGCCCTTGCCCCTCTTCCCGATGGTCCTGTCAAGAAGGCACTCACGCGTTTCGCCGACAACGTCGTCGAACGCTCGAACTAA
- a CDS encoding FAD-dependent oxidoreductase, giving the protein MSKLRLAIVGAGPAGIYAADILLKAERQFEVSIDLFEQLPAPYGLVRYGVAPDHPRIKGIVNALRDVLDTGNIRLFGNVTYGRDITLDDLKKHYNAVIFSTGAVRDAPLPIPGIDLPGSHGAADFVSWYDGHPDVPREWTLDAKETAVIGNGNVALDVARMLAKHADDLLPTEIPANVYEGLKSSPVTDVHVFGRRGPMQVKFTPLELRELGELNDVDLIVYDEDFDYDAASKAAIESNKQIMVLDRIFTKWRGEEKGTASRRLHLHFYAGPVEVLGTDRVEGFRYERTKPDGEGGVVGTGEFREVAVQSLYRAVGYFGSPLDGIPFDDRRGVIPNREGQVIDDNDEQVNGVYATGWIKRGPVGLIGHTKSDAMETISHVMNDQANWWAPEHPDEQSVIDLLKSRNVDYTNLAGWQSLDAHEIALGEPEGRARIKLVDRDEMIAASKNTDAS; this is encoded by the coding sequence ATGAGCAAACTGCGACTCGCCATTGTTGGTGCAGGCCCCGCCGGAATCTATGCCGCCGACATCCTGCTGAAGGCAGAGCGACAGTTCGAAGTGTCGATTGACCTCTTTGAGCAACTGCCGGCACCGTACGGTCTTGTTCGCTACGGCGTTGCGCCCGATCATCCGCGCATCAAGGGCATCGTGAATGCACTGCGCGATGTGCTCGACACGGGCAACATCCGTCTCTTCGGTAACGTCACGTATGGTCGCGACATCACGCTCGACGACCTCAAGAAGCACTACAACGCCGTGATCTTCTCGACCGGTGCTGTACGGGATGCCCCGCTGCCGATCCCCGGAATCGACCTGCCAGGCAGCCACGGTGCCGCGGACTTCGTCAGCTGGTACGACGGCCACCCCGACGTGCCGCGCGAGTGGACCCTCGACGCGAAAGAGACCGCCGTCATCGGCAACGGAAACGTCGCTCTCGACGTCGCCAGAATGCTCGCTAAGCACGCGGATGACCTGCTGCCGACCGAGATCCCTGCCAACGTCTACGAGGGCCTTAAATCGAGCCCCGTGACCGACGTGCACGTCTTCGGTCGCCGTGGACCGATGCAGGTGAAGTTCACCCCGCTCGAACTGCGGGAACTCGGCGAACTCAACGACGTCGACCTCATCGTCTATGACGAAGATTTCGACTATGACGCTGCCTCGAAAGCGGCCATCGAATCCAACAAACAGATCATGGTGCTCGACCGCATCTTCACGAAGTGGCGCGGCGAAGAAAAGGGCACGGCATCCCGTCGACTGCACTTGCACTTCTACGCTGGCCCGGTTGAAGTGCTCGGCACTGACCGCGTTGAAGGGTTCCGGTACGAGCGCACCAAGCCCGACGGCGAAGGTGGAGTGGTCGGCACCGGCGAGTTCCGCGAGGTTGCGGTGCAAAGTCTGTATCGCGCAGTTGGCTACTTCGGGTCGCCGCTTGACGGCATCCCGTTCGATGACCGCCGAGGCGTGATCCCCAACCGCGAGGGTCAAGTCATTGACGACAACGACGAACAGGTCAATGGCGTGTACGCGACCGGCTGGATCAAGCGCGGACCCGTTGGTCTCATCGGCCACACCAAGTCAGACGCGATGGAAACCATCAGCCACGTCATGAATGACCAAGCCAACTGGTGGGCTCCCGAGCATCCCGACGAGCAGTCCGTCATCGACCTGCTGAAGAGCCGCAACGTTGACTACACGAATCTGGCCGGCTGGCAGTCACTCGACGCCCACGAGATTGCTCTTGGCGAGCCTGAAGGCCGCGCGCGCATCAAGCTGGTCGATCGCGACGAAATGATTGCGGCATCCAAGAACACAGACGCTAGCTAG
- the cls gene encoding cardiolipin synthase, producing MDLSSIDFSFTAMLAALLVLLDFVIRVLSLIYVPRNRRPQTAMAWLLAIFFIPYVGILLFLIFGSRKLPKRRRDKQSEINQFILESTEGMDQVKQDQPWPPWLAPVVELNRTLGAMPLVGGNSATLYSDYQESLDAMTAAVNEAENYVHVEFYILSLDPTSAPFFDALEAAHKRGVRVRVLLDHLASLRAPGYLTTIRRLKRIGLQWEVMLPLQPLKWKFQRPDLRNHRKLLVIDNKLAFTGSQNMVDSTYNKRINRKRGLHWKDLMVRFEGPIVAGIHALFITDWYSETNELLVREASLAPPIATTASLDAQVVPSGPGFEGENNLRLFNSLLYAAQERVIITSPYFVPDDSMLYAITTAAQSGLDVQLFVSEVGDQALVYHAQRSYYETLLRAGVRIWLYPTPTVLHAKHFTIDDQVAVIGSSNMDMRSFSLNLEISVMVRGPEFIAEMRELESEYRGVSRELTLEEWMERPRRSKVLDNLARLTAAVQ from the coding sequence ATGGACTTGAGCAGTATCGACTTCAGCTTTACAGCGATGCTTGCTGCGTTATTGGTGCTGCTCGACTTCGTGATTCGCGTGCTGTCTCTGATCTATGTTCCGCGCAATCGGCGCCCGCAAACCGCCATGGCCTGGCTGCTGGCGATCTTCTTCATTCCGTATGTCGGGATCCTGTTGTTCTTGATTTTTGGCAGCCGCAAGCTCCCGAAGCGGCGGCGCGATAAGCAGTCCGAGATCAATCAGTTCATCCTCGAATCCACGGAGGGCATGGATCAGGTCAAACAGGATCAACCGTGGCCGCCATGGCTTGCTCCCGTGGTGGAGCTCAATCGCACTCTTGGCGCGATGCCTCTCGTGGGTGGCAACTCCGCAACGCTCTATTCTGATTATCAAGAATCGCTCGATGCGATGACGGCAGCGGTCAACGAGGCCGAGAACTACGTACACGTTGAGTTCTACATTCTGAGTCTGGACCCCACCTCTGCCCCGTTCTTTGACGCGCTGGAAGCTGCCCACAAACGCGGTGTTCGGGTGCGCGTTCTGCTCGATCATCTGGCGTCGCTTCGTGCTCCCGGATACCTCACCACCATCCGTCGCCTCAAAAGAATCGGTTTGCAGTGGGAGGTCATGCTCCCTCTCCAGCCGCTTAAGTGGAAGTTTCAGCGCCCTGATCTGCGCAATCACCGCAAGCTGCTCGTCATCGACAACAAGCTCGCGTTCACGGGTTCGCAGAACATGGTCGATTCCACTTACAACAAGCGCATAAACAGAAAGCGCGGGTTGCATTGGAAGGACCTCATGGTGCGTTTTGAGGGACCGATCGTTGCCGGAATCCACGCACTCTTCATCACCGATTGGTACAGCGAAACGAACGAACTCTTAGTGCGTGAGGCATCGCTGGCACCTCCCATCGCAACAACAGCGAGCCTCGACGCTCAGGTTGTGCCGAGCGGCCCTGGCTTCGAGGGAGAGAACAACCTGCGGCTGTTCAACTCGTTGCTCTATGCCGCTCAAGAGCGTGTAATTATCACGAGCCCGTACTTTGTGCCCGACGATTCGATGCTCTATGCCATCACTACCGCCGCGCAGAGCGGGCTCGATGTGCAGCTCTTCGTCTCGGAGGTGGGCGACCAGGCTTTGGTCTATCACGCGCAGCGCAGCTACTACGAGACCCTGCTTCGTGCCGGGGTAAGAATCTGGCTATACCCGACTCCGACGGTGCTGCACGCCAAGCACTTCACCATCGACGATCAAGTCGCGGTGATTGGCTCGAGCAACATGGACATGCGCTCGTTCAGCCTCAACCTTGAAATCTCGGTGATGGTTCGCGGGCCGGAGTTCATCGCTGAGATGCGCGAGCTCGAGTCCGAGTACCGCGGTGTCAGCCGCGAACTCACTCTTGAGGAGTGGATGGAGCGTCCTCGACGGTCAAAGGTGCTCGACAACCTTGCGCGGCTCACCGCGGCTGTTCAGTAA
- a CDS encoding sodium:proton antiporter: MDVFLLIFAATLLVAVLFSALAGRTVLSAAVLFLAVGFAIGSETTGILDLDSSSTEVSTIAEIALFVVLFTDGMKMGWADLRKAWRLPGRALGWGLPLTLAITAVLAHFMLGLDWPEALLIGAILAPTDPVFAAALVGNKQVPERLRQLLNVESGVNDGLALPFVVVFLAVSSGSDDLHLGELGLELLAGTAIGVAVPWIVIKALHTRLFAAAGVFEPIVPIAIGLLVFALASYTNANLFLAAFAAGVMVATIGQKEREAFEEFGEIISELLKLLALMVFGALLSFKFLGEIAWTGWLFAVLALIAARPIALYFSFLGSGLSMREQVAAMWFGPKGFASVVYVLVVVSADIPAGDLIFHIVALTIAMSIVAHSSTDVVVARSFVKPDETPAWQGPPPRW, translated from the coding sequence ATGGATGTCTTCCTGCTGATTTTTGCTGCGACCCTGCTGGTTGCTGTGCTGTTCTCTGCGCTCGCAGGGCGAACGGTGTTGTCGGCGGCTGTGCTGTTTTTGGCTGTCGGCTTTGCGATCGGCTCGGAGACGACGGGCATCCTCGATCTCGATTCGTCGTCGACCGAGGTCTCAACGATTGCCGAGATCGCCCTCTTTGTGGTGCTCTTCACGGATGGCATGAAGATGGGCTGGGCAGACCTGCGCAAGGCGTGGCGCCTTCCCGGTCGCGCTCTCGGGTGGGGTTTGCCCCTCACGCTCGCCATCACTGCGGTGTTGGCGCATTTCATGCTCGGGCTGGATTGGCCTGAAGCGTTACTGATCGGCGCCATCCTGGCTCCCACTGACCCGGTATTCGCGGCCGCCCTTGTCGGAAACAAACAGGTGCCGGAACGGTTGCGTCAGCTGCTGAATGTGGAGTCGGGCGTCAACGACGGTTTGGCGTTGCCTTTCGTAGTGGTGTTCTTAGCTGTCAGTTCTGGTTCAGATGACTTGCACTTAGGCGAGCTGGGCTTGGAGCTTCTCGCGGGCACCGCCATCGGCGTCGCTGTGCCGTGGATCGTTATCAAGGCGCTCCACACCCGCCTCTTTGCCGCTGCCGGCGTCTTTGAGCCGATCGTGCCAATCGCTATTGGGTTGCTCGTGTTCGCGTTGGCGAGCTACACCAACGCCAACCTTTTCTTGGCGGCGTTTGCTGCTGGCGTGATGGTGGCAACCATCGGTCAGAAGGAACGCGAAGCCTTCGAGGAGTTCGGCGAGATCATTTCCGAGTTGCTCAAGCTACTCGCGCTCATGGTGTTCGGCGCCCTGTTGTCGTTCAAATTCTTGGGCGAAATCGCGTGGACGGGTTGGCTCTTCGCCGTGCTCGCGCTCATCGCTGCTCGCCCGATCGCGCTGTACTTCTCGTTCCTCGGCTCCGGCTTGTCGATGCGCGAACAGGTTGCGGCGATGTGGTTCGGGCCCAAGGGATTCGCATCGGTCGTGTACGTGCTTGTCGTGGTCTCGGCCGACATCCCTGCTGGCGACCTAATTTTCCACATCGTGGCGCTCACGATTGCGATGTCGATCGTCGCCCATTCGTCGACGGATGTCGTTGTGGCTCGATCGTTCGTCAAGCCCGATGAGACCCCCGCTTGGCAGGGCCCTCCCCCGCGTTGGTAG
- a CDS encoding YajQ family cyclic di-GMP-binding protein gives MADSSFDIVSKVDQMEAENAVNQAQKELAQRYDFKGVGASVEWTGESLLLKASAEERVKAVLEVLEAKFIKRGISLRSLDAGEPFPSGKEYRIEISLKNGISSEDAKKISKIIRDEAPKSVKSQIQGEELRVQSKSRDDLQATMALLKGKDIEVALQFVNFR, from the coding sequence ATGGCTGATTCTTCGTTTGACATTGTGAGCAAAGTTGACCAAATGGAGGCGGAAAACGCCGTCAACCAGGCGCAAAAAGAGCTTGCTCAGCGCTACGACTTCAAGGGCGTAGGCGCTTCAGTGGAGTGGACCGGCGAAAGCCTCCTCCTCAAGGCGAGCGCTGAAGAGCGCGTGAAGGCGGTTCTCGAGGTGCTCGAGGCTAAGTTCATCAAGCGCGGCATTTCACTGCGCAGCCTCGACGCTGGCGAGCCGTTCCCCAGCGGCAAGGAGTACCGCATCGAGATCAGCCTGAAGAACGGCATCTCGTCTGAGGACGCCAAGAAGATTTCGAAGATCATCCGCGACGAGGCTCCTAAGAGCGTGAAGTCGCAGATTCAGGGCGAGGAACTGCGCGTGCAGTCGAAGAGCCGCGACGACCTTCAGGCCACGATGGCACTGCTGAAGGGCAAAGACATCGAAGTCGCTCTCCAGTTTGTGAACTTCCGCTAA